The Primulina eburnea isolate SZY01 chromosome 6, ASM2296580v1, whole genome shotgun sequence genome contains a region encoding:
- the LOC140834020 gene encoding uncharacterized protein encodes MKKKTYADLFKPQKNMALIVEEQESVRLSTVSEIGSGSSLGASCSSGLSTPFESELGSSGSEDEEFMAELSRQMAECMLNEEDHAEDSNTDGTSVCEGFEVYRLKNQTQESGVGESRVKGNKRVPNTGRDHFVNYKPKGHGMVGSGMKAIFLDNSGSSYGTGGTGVFLPRCPNDPARDKKKPVCSVLMPVRVLQTLELHFSRFSDTSSLVSRGSTSPRCTGHDTPNWTHPGLKDTRNDLFPLQDDDPRFESQAANEEEEEEEMMQLPKEWTY; translated from the exons ATGAAGAAGAAAACTTATGCTGATTTGTTCAAACCCCAGAAAAACATGGCACTCATCGTCGAAGAACAGGAAAGTGTTCGTCTCAGTACTGTATCCGAGATCGGGTCGGGCTCGTCGTTGGGTGCTTCGTGCTCGTCTGGTCTCAGCACGCCGTTCGAATCCGAGCTGGGCTCGTCGGGGAGTGAGGACGAAGAATTCATGGCGGAGCTGAGCCGGCAAATGGCGGAGTGCATGCTTAACGAAGAAGATCATGCAGAAGATAGCAATACAGATGGTACCTCTGTCTGTGAGGGTTTTGAG GTTTACCGATTAAAGAATCAAACTCAAGAATCTGGTGTTGGGGAAAGTCGGGTCAAAGGCAACAAGCGGGTTCCGAACACGGGTCGGGATCATTTTGTGAACTATAAACCTAAAGGGCATGGAATGGTCGGGTCGGGTATGAAGGCCATTTTCCTTGATAACTCCGGATCCAGTTACGGGACGGGTGGGACCGGGGTTTTCTTGCCCCGTTGCCCAAATGACCCGGCTCGAGACAAGAAGAAGCCAG TTTGCTCGGTTTTGATGCCGGTGAGGGTTTTACAGACCCTAGAGCTCCATTTTAGCAGGTTTTCGGATACTTCTTCTCTGGTAAGCCGTGGCAGTACCAGTCCCCGTTGCACCGGTCATGATACGCCTAATTGGACTCACCCCGGTCTCAAAG ATACAAGAAATGACCTATTTCCTCTGCAAGACGATGATCCAAGATTCGAAAGTCAGGCTGcaaatgaagaagaagaagaagaagagatgATGCAACTACCTAAAGAATGGACTTATTGA